In Ovis aries strain OAR_USU_Benz2616 breed Rambouillet chromosome 14, ARS-UI_Ramb_v3.0, whole genome shotgun sequence, a single genomic region encodes these proteins:
- the FBL gene encoding rRNA 2'-O-methyltransferase fibrillarin, whose product MKPGFSPRGGGFGGRGGFGDRGGRGGGRGGFGGGRGGFGGGRGRGGGGGFRGRGRGGGGRGGGFQSGGNRGRGRGGKKGNPSGKNVMVEPHRHEGVFICRGKEDALVTKNLVPGESVYGEKRVSISEGDDKIEYRAWNPFRSKLAAAILGGVDQIHIKPGAKVLYLGAASGTTVSHVSDIVGPDGLVYAVEFSHRSGRDLINLAKKRTNIIPVIEDARHPHKYRMLIAMVDVIFADVAQPDQTRIVALNAHTFLRNGGHFVISIKANCIDSTASAEAVFASEVKKMQQENMKPQEQLTLEPYERDHAVVVGVYRPPPKVKN is encoded by the exons ATGAAACCAG GGTTCAGCCCCCGCGGGGGTGGCTTCGGTGGCCGCGGTGGCTTTGGTGACCGCGGAGGTCGCGGCGGTGGCCGCGGAGGCTTCGGTGGGGGCCGAGGAGGCTTCGGCGGGGGCCGAGGTCGCGGCGGAGGAGGAGGCTTCAGGGGCCGTGGACgtggagggggaggaagag GTGGCGGGTTCCAGTCTGGTGGCAACCGGGGTCGTGGTcggggaggaaagaaaggaaacccATCGGGGAAGAATGTGATGGTAGAGCCCCATCGACACGAGG gcgTCTTCATTTGTCGAGGAAAGGAAGATGCGCTGGTCACCAAGAACCTGGTCCCTGGGGAATCTGTTTACGGAGAGAAGAGAGTCTCGATTTCG GAGGGAGATGACAAAATTGAGTACCGTGCCTGGAACCCCTTCCGTTCCAAGCTGGCAGCGGCAATCCTGGGCGGGGTGGACCAGATCCACATCAAGCCAGGGGCCAAGGTCCTCTACCTCGGGGCTGCCTCGGGCACCACCGTCTCCCACGTCTCTGATATCGTTGGCCCG GACGGTCTGGTCTATGCAGTTGAGTTCTCCCACCGTTCTGGCCGTGACCTCATTAATTTGGCCAAGAAGCGGACCAACATTATTCCTGTCATTGAAGACGCTCGGCACCCACACAAATACCGCATGCTCATCG CAATGGTGGATGTGATCTTTGCTGATGTGGCCCAGCCAGACCAGACCCGGATTGTAGCCCTGAATGCCCACACCTTCCTGCGTAATGGAGGACACTTTGTGATTTCCATTAAG GCTAATTGCATTGACTCCACAGCTTCCGCCGAGGCTGTCTTTGCCTCTGAAGTGAAAAAGATGCAGCAAGAGAACATGAAGCCCCAGGAGCAGCTGACCCTAGAGCCGTACGAGAGAGACCATGCTGTGGTCGTGGGTGTGTACAG GCCACCTCccaaagtgaagaactga